TGCAGACAGGAGCACTGAGCTCCACAGGCACGGCCCTGAGCCCACCTGCAGGCGATGGGCGCCAGGGTCAGGGATCCTCAGGGACCTGTGGGTGCTCTGATTCTCCCCCTCCAAAACCCACACGGACACAGGGGTCAAAACATCCTGCTGCTCGTTCTCCAGGTGCTAAAACATGCAGGAACAGGTTATTGCATTGCTGATTATCTGGAagcccttccttccttccagatGCTTCAGGGAGAAACATTTCCTTCCAGTCCAGGGGGTTGTTTAAAAAAGGCACCATTCGatgtttttaatgcttttaaacaaagaaaagccaCTGCATTCACCTGTTCCCTTTTTCTAGCTCATGAATGTTTTAACTCACGTTATCACTAATCACTGCTGAGCAAACAATAACGAATGAAGGAAGGAGTGACCAGAACTCATCATTTGCTCTGGAAATACACATGGAAGGAGAAGGTTTGGATCTGCTTTTCCAGGACCCCTCTCACCGGGGCCAAGTCCTGGGCAGCCCCGGGTTGGACCCCAATGAGGGGGGGCAGCCAAGCCTCGgtgggagttttggggtgtttttggtgcattcctgccctgcacgggctctgctgctcccctgcccaggcagcacCGGCTGTTTCCTctctgagctcagcagcagcagcatccagaggCCCCGAGGCCACCCCAGGTCCGTGTGAgatgagcccagctctgcacccccTCCTTGCAGACACCTCTCCTGTGGCTGCCCGGGCACAGCCCCGTCCCtgagctgtctgtctgtctgtctgtcagcgggggtgcagccccacagcccgGCCCGAGGGGTCAGTGCCAGGGGGACCCCGCGGGAAAATGTCCTGGGGGCTACTGAGCATCCTGAGCCTCCTGCCCCGCCTCGTGCGGGTTCTTGCCGTCGTTCTGGATCAGCCGCACGATGTGGGTCAGGTCCAGGCTGCGGGTCAGGATTTCCAGcagcatctcgtccttctgcACGCCCTCCATGAACTCCTCCAGGGACAGCTCGCCTGCAGGGCAGGTTCACAACGATCTGTTAAACCCCAGCCTCGCTCCTCCCCGCGCTGCTGCCCCCCAGCATGGGCACGGAGCCTGGAACTGGGCTCTGAGCACTGGAACTGGGCTCTGAGCGCTGGAACTGGGCTCTCAGCACTGGAACTGGGCTCTGAGCACTGGAACTGGGCTCTCAGCACTGGAACTGGGCTCTGAGCACGGGTATTCGGCTCTGAGCACTGGAACTGGGCTCTGAGCGCTGGAACTGGGCTCGCAGCACTGGAACTGGGCTCGCAGCACTGGAATTGGGCTCGCAGCACTGGAATTGGGCTCTCAGTACTGGAATTGGGCTCTCAGTACTGGAATTGGGCTCTGAGCACTGGAATTGGGCTCACAGCCCTGGAATTGGGCTCTCAGCACAAAAATTGGGCTCTCAGGACTGAAATCGGGCTCTCAGCACTGGAACTGGGCTCTCAGCACTGGAATTGGGCTCTCAGCACGGTGCATTCTGCCCAAAGTCCAGCACTGACCCCacccaggaggggctgtgggcacTGTCCCTCTGGGGATGGGGAGCTCAACCTTCACTGGGTCAccctctgccagctctctgtcctggtgttttggggctggcagcagcaggagctgctctggcagctggagggcaggaagggggaggcagcagcagtggcactgccCAAGGGAGGGCCTCACCATCTCCGTTGATGTCGATTTTGTCGAACACCATGTCTGTGAACTCCTCTGCCGTCATCTTCTCGTTGCAGCGGTTGATGGATCGGATGGCCTGGGGGAACGAGGGGCACAGGCAATCACTGAGGGCTCTGCAGGTTTGTGTGTCCATCACAACATGACAGGCCAAACTCTTTCTCAAGGCTAAAACTTGTTTTCAGGCAGTTAGGCTTTGAAAGGAATAAATCCTGTCTAAAAATCTGGAGATTAAAATCACCCAGAAAGGCAAGCAATGCTTTACGAGATTTAGTGGGCATGCTGGGATAAGCCAGAAGCCATTCACCTCTGCAAACCCTTAGATTAAATTCAACTGCTTATCTGGGCCCCAGTTTGAGTGAAGAGGGTTGGAGAACCTGCCAGGAGAGGatgaggggctgcagggtgtCCGAGGGGtgtgggaggcagagggaggacGGGCAGAGGGCAGGCAGTAGGTCTGGGCACTGGCTGCTAACTGCCCACGGGATTCTCTGGGCTGGAGgttcctgtgccagcccctctggctccctgcacccagtgcccagctgtggcaggagagcagagctgagcacactCACTTTGATGATGTTCAGCAGCTCAGCACGGTCGATGCAGCCGTTCCCGTCCACATCGTAGAGCTTGAAATACCATCTCAGCTTCTGATCCACCTTCCCCTTCAGCACCAGGCTCAGGGCTGCCACATATTCCATAAAATCTATGTAGCCATCCTAAAAGCAGAAGGTTAGAAGCAAAGGTGAGATTAAAAGCAGGGTGTCAGGCAGTAAGGGATTTTCTTGGTCACTTTTGGAAGTCCCCACTGGAATTGGTGCCTCCACCCtgagagcaggggctggtggaGCACAGTGGTTAAAGCCATGGTTCCACCTTAATCTGTGCAGAAATGctgtagaatcatagaattataaaatcattagggctgggaaaggcctccaagatcatcaagtccatcCTTGCGCTGTTACATGTAGGGAAGGCACGGACTGGGTGGGTGGGCCTGGCTTGGGGACTGAGAGCTGGCCTGTGCTCAGGGAATTAACATGCCAGGCATTAATTAGCAGCCCAAATCAGTGAGAATTCAGAAGTCAGAGAGGTTTTTGCAGATGAACCCTGATAAACTACCCAACCTCATCCTACCATCACACACCTACAGCTCCTTTCTCCTGCCAGGGGGGTCTCATTTCCAGGAGTGGAGTCAATTCAGGAgtcaccccagcactgctgacaccTCAGGCTGGGAAGGTgtttctctgtccctgtgccacttCTGTACCTGCTCCACGTTTGGAGCACAAACACTTTTATCTCTGACTTTGCTTGTGGGTGTTTGCCCACCCCAGCTCACACCGCGGTGTTTGAGGTGCCAGCTGCACCCAGGGTGGTGGAACCAgtgcaaagctgctgccaggagctcaCAGGGCACCAAGCTGCCCCAGACACTGCCCATGatgcccacagctcccagaagGGTGTTAAAATCCATCCTGCCTACCAGAGCATTCCCATGGTGCTCTGAAGGGTTCTTGGAAGGGTTCTTGCTGTGGTTCGTGGCacttccctggcactgcccaaatccctgtggaagtggcactggggacatgggatgTGGtgatcccagcagagctgggtcagCAGCTGAGTTCAGTCATCTTAGGGGCCCTTcccaacctcagtgattccatgattcccacTGCCATGAGCAGAGCAAAAATCAGGGTTTAGTCCATGAACAGGCACGCCCCCATGCCAGGGCCACTTCCAGAAGGGATCATCTGCTTTatcccactgctgcaggagccagatTAGGTACAAATAGCTGCTaagccccatccccagcaggatTTCCGGTGCATCAATTCCTTTTCCAGGCATATGTTCAAACAGGGGCATCGAGCAAGGGAAAGGCCAAGGCACAAACCAAACACCTGAAGGATTTAGGGCCTGATTTGCATTTTTGTCAATGGGATTAATGCCACTAAGCCCTTTGGGTTGCCATAAAATAGATTCCTCATCTCCCAGGAGGTGCAATTTCAGGTCATTTGTAAGTAGAGGAGATGCAGTTTCCTGTTGGGGACACAGCATCTATCtgcttccctggcacagctcctgagctgggggagcagcattcccaaatatctgctctggggctgcatTCCCAAATATCTGCTCTGGTGCtgcattcccaaatccctgctccaggccagccctgctctggggtctggcacagccacagcctgggctgcaaaCCCTCTCCACAGAGAGCTCCTTATCCCATGGAATAAAATCAATCCCAGGGCAGCCCATTCACAGTTTCAAACAATGCCAGCAGCCCTCACTGCCCCTGATGAATGCAGCCCTTGTCCTCACAGAGACTGTCACAACATCCAGAGTTTAAGGATTAAAGGGCACTTCATTTTAAAGGGATCAAAGACTGCCAGATAAAACCCCACTgttataaaaggaaaatatcagtTTGGAAGAAGCCTCTGCGTCcttgcagagcaggcagtgggTGAAGAGTTTTTGCTGGCACGTTTCACCTTCCAGAACTGATTCTACAGTTTATGAGGCCACAGTAAATCGGGCTGTGCACACTCAGAGCAGTTTGTCCCTCAcacccacccagccccagcccaggggatcCCAGGGCGCAGTGCACGGCCGAGTGGGAAGGACAATATTTACCTTATTAAAGTCAAACGTCTCAAACATTTGCTCAACGTATTTGTTTGCTGCTGGACTCAGGTTTTTCAAGCCAAAAAACTGTTTGAACTCGTAGAGGGTGAGCTGGCCAGAAGGACACTCTGTCATGAACTTCTTGTACCACTGGTGGCACTCGGTGGTGCTCAGCTCCTCCACGGTTTTCCCGTCCATGTTCCCCATCTCCACACCAAGTCCTGGTCCCTTTGCAGCCAAAAATGGAGGCTTTGagaaatttagggaaaaaaaaaaaaatctcacagtTCTGCTTCTTGCCTTCAAAGTCCAgatgtgcccagcactgcaggggtcATCAGGAAAAGCCAAAGTTCCTGGTGCTGTACAGATTCCAGTGGTGATGGAGACTCGTCTCCCTGGGAAAACCCAAAAGCACAAAACCCTCTTTGGAGGGGAAGGTGACATTTAAGTACCAGCAAATCCCTCCCCAGCCAattggggctgggctgggggttgTGGGCTCCTGCCAGGCATTAAGATTTCAGtgttaaaatagaaaagaggTAAAATGGGGAAGTCTTGCAGATTACAGGCCCAGCAGGAGATTAGGAGGGTGGAATTTTCTCTGTGATGAGCTAATCTCTTAATCCACTTCATTTATCcttttggggggggggggtggggcTGGTGCCACATGAGCAACAACTTTTGCATCAGAACCAGAGTAAGAAGAATGAGAGAAAATCACTTTGAATCCTCTGTTActgctttttgctttcccttcacCTCACTCTGCCAGAGGATTCCAGAGGGGCTCTAGAGCCTGGAATTCAGGGAGGTGGAAGTGCCACTTCAGCTCCTGGAAGAGACCAGGAGAGTAAATTTGGTGTGAGGAGACAAATATAGAAACATAATAGCTTTGAATGGTAAAGGTTTAAGTGTTTTAATCGCAGAcagcaggaaggggaagggccctcttcccccagctccaggggtcCCCATCTCCAGTCTTGGTCCTGCTAATTGGGtgttttttcctcaaaactGTCCCACACTCTGCTCAccccagcagtgtgtcctgcGTTACAAACTCAGCTCACAGCAGTGGAGTTAAATTCAGCTTCAATTTTCACTGATGATGGGTTACTATGAAAAATTATCCATGTAAAAACAACCAAATCCAATGTTGTTTTCACTTTGACATGCAGCATTCTGAGAAGTACTCAGGAATCAATTATGCTCAGAAAGCATCACAGGCCAGGTCCTCAGCTAGAAGTGAATGGTTGTGACTTCAGGGTCTGTCCCACAGGGAGTTTATCCATAACCCACAGTTTATATCTCACAACTGCAGTTTCTAACAAGTGATAGATACTGCACCACAGTAACTTAGGAATAACTGctaaaaaaagcagcattacaCAATCATTAAACACTTACAGAAAAGGAATTAAGCTGAGGAGCACTAATTGGATGTGCTAATTCTGTCCTCACCACCAGGCCCCTGTTGTGCAAGAGGaacctgcagggatgctctgagccccagcccagcctgtgctgagccaggTGAGCTGGGCTCGCTcggtgccctgtgctgggacacccAGAGCAGCGGGCagcaagtgacaggacaagttGGACGGGGTTTTCAGAGCAAAATCCACTCTGCATATTTTCCTGGGGAGCAGCGGCCGAGcctccccacccagccctgggcctGGCgctggctgctggctcagctcagccccaaCAGGACACTGAAGGGACACAGCTGCTGTTTCGGGGCTTTATTGCCTGGCTGGGCCGCTGGCAGCTATGGCTTGGGGCGGTGGAAGGATCTCCATTTCCTGGGGCTGGCGCTCTCCAGGTCGGTGCGGGGCCGGCCGTGCTTGGTGCCCTCGTGGAAGCGGAAGCCGCAGAAGGGTTTGTTGGTGGTGCAGAAGGGCGCCAGCGAGTTGGGCCACTCGGGGCGGTAGAACACGAACTCCACGGAGCTGAGGGAGCGGCTCTCGGGGTGCACCACCACGGGCACGAAGCGAGAGCCcaggggaggagctggaggcgGCCGGTTCCTCGGCCTGGGAGGTGGGTTGGTGGCCTCGGGCGCTGCTTTGTCCTTCTCCATTCCCTTGGCTTTTGTGTGGTCCTTGCCAGGGGCTTCTGGTGTTTCAGCCACCTGTGGAGCAAAAGAGCCAGAGAAATGTGTGGCAGCTGCCCCCACCCCTCAGCATCCTGCAAAGGCAGTCGGGGCATTGTGAGTGCTGAGGAGCCAGGGGTTTACACATCCAAAAATCTGAGGTGGAGCTGCTTAAAGACAAAAGGAGTTTAAAATCAAATGATGCTCTGGAAATACAGAAGTGACTTTAGACAAATGAGGAGAGAATACAAATAACGAGACACAAAGGACTGGATTCTCTCTTGACTCCCAGTTACAACAATAaatgccagcagcacacactcCTGGTAAAGCTGTCACCAACCTGCCTGGAAAAGGGCTGAACACAATCTGACCCAAGAGGACgcagcagggatggcagtgTCTGACTCTGTCCtttggagcagctcagcagctctgggtcccTCTGCAGGGATTCCAcatctccctgagcctcctcctgctctgggaatcaCTCTCAGCAAATCTCCAAATGGGTTTTCCACCAGAAATGCAAAGGCTCCACACAGGAGGAGGGAAATGTTTGCAAGAGGAGGGGTGGGCAGGAGCCCCGAGACACACACGGGGTGACCTGTgacccagggctgtgcttggcTGCAGAgattctcctgctgctcttacTTAAGCATGACTCAGTTCTTGTGTTTTCATTGATGACACCTCAGTGCCGATGGAAACTGCCTCTTCCCTCAGCAATTAGCCACTCTACTCCTGCCTGTCCTAAATAAATCCTTAGCTGTTTGCTTATTCTTAGCCATGCAAAGAGGTTTCCTGCTTTCCGTGATGAACTTGGTGCTATTTCTGTTCCCTGCCTCCTAAACCTATTATAAGGGGAATGCCTGCAGATTGTTTGGAAACCTCCTTAAAGCCTTTGAGGGGAATCACCACATCCCTACAGGTTCACCACCTCTTTTTGTCACTCCTTTCTCCAGGGCAGACGTCAAATGGCTGAaaggctggagctcagcacacaGGGGTTATTTCAGCACTTGCTGCTGCAAGGAAACCTCAGTCCAATTTTCCTCGGGGGATAAAATAATGGGATTTTGACTcctgaaaatcagattttgtaCCAGCACAGCCATTTCAGTGAGCACCCCTGCTCTGGACTTAGGTTGTTCAGAAGCTGCTGTTTTCACACATGTGTGCTGGTGGCTCCTGGCCATTCTCGCTTTGGAAGAGACAAGTACACACACGACTGTGCTGATGCCTGTGCacccacccagcagcagcactaaagccatTAATCTCCTGTATTTGGGGCGTGGagggcaggctggagctgccttggcaGATTGCTAAGTCATGCAGATGCCTTCAGGAcgagcagggctggctgggctggaccCCTCAGTGCCCTCAGTGAGGGGCAGGTCCCGAGCAGGGCGTGCTGAgtctggctctgctcctgccctggggttTGGCTGCCCGAGGGTCCTGCTCATCCTCTGGggcacctggagctgtgcaggaacCTCTTCCTGCCCAGGTGAATGCACCTGCTTGCGTGAGCCCTGCTTGGAGGGGAAGCATCAGCTTAAGGTCCTGGTGCTATTTATggccctgccagagctccaTGCCTGAATGAAGAGTCACACGTAATCCTATTGCACCTGTTCCTACGTAGAGAGATCCCTAATCCCTCCCAAACTGCCTGATGCCTGTCACAGCAAATCCCCCAGGTGGgtcccagggaaaggctggacAGGCTCAGTCATCGGGGAAGCAGGAAGGTttcagtggtgctgctgggagcacaggacctgtcctgtccctgctcgGGGACTGTCCCTCAGAGCCACCCAGGAGCCACCCAGGAGCCACCCAGGACTACCACGTGCAGTTTGCCGTGAGCTctcagcaggggcagagctggctggtggcagcagcgGGATttgcacagcagggatgggatgaagCATCTCACTGACATCACTGGGACCTGTCAGGCTGGTCACCCTCGGGGCAAGGATCTGCAGCCCACGGGAAGGGGACATGGGGAGGGAGTGTGCCTCACCTGGGACATCCACCTGTGAGGTGTTCTTGGTGATGGAGCCCTGGGTGTGCGGCTGTCTGGGGTGGAGGCAGGAgacagcactgggcagggcagggctggctctcagGGCTCTCGGGGCCATTGTGACCACACGGGCCTTTGTGACCACGGGGTGTCCCCGGGGTGCTGGGTGTCAcagaggggcagggcagggggtgcaggggagTGCGGGGGCTCTGCCATGGGGACCAGGATCTCCcgcctggggcacagctgggctctgcaggacgCTCTGCTGGCCCCTGTCCCCGTTGGCACAGCTGGCTCTCTGTCCCCGGGAGCCCTTTGCTGTTCTGCAGGCACACCTGAGCGTTTctcctcccatccctcctcctgAGCTGCCCTCACTGCACAAACCCCTCTCACACCTGCGAGTGCAGCAGGAACCATCGACATCTGAGGGTGCAGCTCCTCACCCTGATGCCAAAGCAGATTGTTCTGGGCTGTTTACCCGTATTGGGATCAAAGGCAGCCTCACACTGTGGTGTGTTACATCACAGCAGTGCTCACACGGCTCTTTCTATGCCATAAAATCTGCTGGAGATCTTCCAAGCGCTTTCCTGAGCtttgtgcccagcccagcccaccaGCCCCTTTTGCTGTGTGGCCTCAATCACTCAGGAGTGACAGTTGTTCTTCCTCAAAAATACAGCCCAGCCACCCAACTTGGCAACTTCCCTGTGTCTCTGGAGTTTGCACTTCACAGGAGCCTCCATGCccagcagcacacccagcctgctccagtgctgctgctgagcctttCCTGCCCTTCTGAGAGGAGGTCTGTGCTTGGCTGGGAGGTGGAAGGTAAAGAACAAACACCTTTCATCTGGCACAAACAAATAGGAATGTGCACAGGAGCCCTGGCAGAATTGCTCAGCAGCTTGTGTTCAGCAGGATAATACATTCACCTCAAAACCCCTTCATGTTGTGAGGGTGATGTTTTCCTCGCTGGCCACCCAGGGTGAGGCAGGAGCATGGCTGGtggggtggcagggctgggctgtggcagccccaggctcagcagcaccccagcagtggcagagaGCTGAAtcacccctctgctccctcagagcagccccacagcccctttGAAGCCTCCCTGCTGTAATGAGATTTTGTGGGACACCTTTGTCATTCCACAGCATTTATTGGCTTCCCTTCTTAAAATAgttccccttctccttcccttttccctgtgtgtctctgtgtgtcctgctctgtTTGTTCACACAAGGACTGTGGCTATCAGCGAGCACTTTTGTCTTGGAGAAAGACACTGAGTTCTTTGTCTTCCCAGCAGGGAATGGATTCTTCATTCCACCTGATTTCTGCCTTCGAGAGGTGCCTGggaattttctttaaatgccccaggttggacttggtgatttcagaggtcttttccaacctcttCCAACTGATCCTGTGTTGTAGACAGGTAGAAGAATTATAAAAGAAAGGCTTTATGAAATCAGGCCTCTATCTGCTGGCCTGTCATTGCTGCTAAATGCAGCTAACAAGCAATTTGCGAGTTCCCATGTGAAGCAGACTCCAAAACAGGAGAGCCATGGGTGTTTTGTGCCTTTCCAGTGTTTTCTACGTTTGTCTTTCGGTATTTTGGTCTGCAGtttttagggtttgttttttactgccttttcccctcctctttttCAACCCCAAGTGTTTTAGGGGGAAACAGAGGTATAGGAGAGTGCCACGGAGTTTTCCCTTCCCTACCTTGGCCACTGCAGCTCtgttccttatttttttttctttaattcctaaagagaaataaaatttattataaaacatGTTGAAATAGCAATGATTTAGCTGACTTCTTACTCTGCTGTTCTAGGCAGAACAAAATGTGACTGAATGCTCTCAGGAAAGCCAAAGCAAAATTACAGAAGTAGTATGTTGCTGCACTAAAGTCACTTTCTTTTGATAATTTCTGGTTTCCAGCTGACAGGATGGGTTTCTTCAGTCACAGTATCATCTTCTTTGTATACTTTTATGGTTTTATCAGCTCCAGCCATTAGAAATCTGCTTTCTGATTGGTcaaaaacacaagcaaacattcctggcccattaacagaagatatctccctggagTTATGAGGGATGAGTCTTGGGTGAGATAAGGAACACTGCTCCACCTGGATTTAACTgctggtgatagaatacacactgCTGGTTACATCTTGCATTGCAGCCTAAGGCAGTAAAACATTACTTTTCTACATTGTAAGGTGTATAtagttgttttctttcaagagGCTAAAAACAGCTGTGATGAGATCCTGATGAACAGCTGCTTGTGGATAAAGAGGATCCAGCGTGTTCACCCTTGATTTTGTGCAGGATTCTATTGCTTGTTACAATCTCTGCTGTTTTTATCTTCCATAATTGCACAGAAGAGTCGCCCACCCCTCTACAGCTGGTCCCTGCTGAGTGCCAGGGCGGgtgtctgtctctctgtctgtctgtctgtctgtctgtctgcagcgGCGTTTCTGTCTCACAAGCAGCACTTAAGATAACTGTCGGGAGAGTCCCACTAATTGCAGGGCTcgtgcagggcacagagctgctccagccatggTTAAAACCCccagaaaatgctttaaattattAGAGCTCCTCCACCACAGCCACGGGATTggattttaacattttaattctccttttccttccctttttctcatTCATAATTCACTTTATTCAAGTGCTGCCTCATAATCTGGGCCACGATTAGATTTCACTTTTAGAATATCGTAACAGTGCTCATTTCTTATTCTTCACGCGGGATTTAATGTGTTGCTTTAATTTGttcttaaaagcaaaaaaaaaaaagaagtttcttttcACAAGAAAAGCATCATTTCAAAGCGATTAAATAAGTGAtcactgggaaaagaaaaatctatatTGTTTTGACTCTCAAAACTTGGTAGAAAGAGGTGTAAGATCTTAACCTGAAGTTGGAAGCTGTATTTCAGAGTTAATGTTTTGACAACTATTTGGGGTTTAAAGTTCTCCAGAATCCCCTGCATTTATTAGTAGTCAATGTTACTCATTAACTCCCAATTTTTACTTGCATGGCACAAAAATTCTTTTCAGTGCTAGAAATTTGCCTTTATACCTGACACTAAAAATGGTTTGGGGACAAGTCCTATTGACTTCAAGGTTTTGCATCAAAAGCACTCAGACCCTGGGAGCACCCTGATCTCCCCAGGAGTTCCTGGCCTTGCCAGGGAAGCCGGGTCCCAGGAAGGTGAAGGGACAAACAcgggagggagagaaagagcaAAACCCTCGAGGGTTCTGGCTCAGGAGAGTGGAGCCGGGGAGGTTGGGCTGGGTATCAAGGGAAGGTTCCTCACCCAGGGGGTGCCTGGCACTGACCCAGGCTCTCCAGAGCTCAAGGAGCGCTCAGACAGAGGTGTCAGACACACACGGGGAGGATTTCGGGGTATCTGGGTGCGATTTCGGGGTGTCTGGGTGGGATTTCGGGGTGTCTGGGTGCAATTTCGAGGTATCTGGGTGCGATTTCGGGGTGTCTGGGTGCAATTTCGGGGTGTCTGGGTAGGATTTCGGGATGTCTGGGTGCGATTTCGAGGTGTCTGGATGCAATTTCGGGGTGTCGGGGTGCGATTTCGGGGTATCTGGGTGTGATTTCGGGGTGTCTGGGTGGGATTTCGGGGTATCTGGGTGTTATTTCGGGGTGTCTGGGTGCGATTTCGGGGTACCTGGGTGCGACTTCGAggtgcctgtgcagggccagcagccgCACCGGGACGGTGCCCGCCGCAGCTCGGCTCTCGCCGTGGCTCTGAGAGCCACAGGCTCGCT
The sequence above is a segment of the Oenanthe melanoleuca isolate GR-GAL-2019-014 chromosome 26, OMel1.0, whole genome shotgun sequence genome. Coding sequences within it:
- the GUCA1A gene encoding guanylyl cyclase-activating protein 1; its protein translation is MGNMDGKTVEELSTTECHQWYKKFMTECPSGQLTLYEFKQFFGLKNLSPAANKYVEQMFETFDFNKDGYIDFMEYVAALSLVLKGKVDQKLRWYFKLYDVDGNGCIDRAELLNIIKAIRSINRCNEKMTAEEFTDMVFDKIDINGDGELSLEEFMEGVQKDEMLLEILTRSLDLTHIVRLIQNDGKNPHEAGQEAQDAQ
- the CIMIP3 gene encoding putative uncharacterized protein GUCA1ANB — protein: MSQVAETPEAPGKDHTKAKGMEKDKAAPEATNPPPRPRNRPPPAPPLGSRFVPVVVHPESRSLSSVEFVFYRPEWPNSLAPFCTTNKPFCGFRFHEGTKHGRPRTDLESASPRKWRSFHRPKP